In one window of bacterium DNA:
- a CDS encoding PTS sugar transporter subunit IIA, giving the protein MVYLKDYLDPLFVTFLEEDDKKSALNTMAALLSKSPKIEDNKAFKKAVFDRENLMSTGIGLGIAIPHVKIDTVSDIVIGIGITKKGIDWGTIDNKPVRLIFLIAGAEHQHRVYLQILSKIILVLKKKDRREKLLAAKSPEEVLNIFNKL; this is encoded by the coding sequence ATGGTATATTTGAAAGATTATCTTGATCCTTTATTTGTTACATTTTTGGAAGAAGATGATAAAAAATCGGCATTGAATACTATGGCAGCTCTTTTAAGCAAATCTCCGAAAATCGAAGATAATAAAGCATTTAAAAAAGCAGTTTTCGATAGAGAGAATTTAATGAGTACAGGAATAGGCCTTGGAATAGCAATTCCCCATGTAAAAATAGATACTGTCTCTGATATTGTAATAGGTATAGGAATTACAAAAAAAGGAATTGACTGGGGAACGATAGATAATAAACCTGTAAGATTAATATTTCTTATAGCAGGTGCAGAGCATCAGCACCGGGTTTATCTCCAGATTCTTTCCAAGATAATTCTTGTACTAAAGAAGAAGGACAGGCGGGAGAAACTGCTTGCTGCAAAATCTCCGGAAGAAGTATTAAACATCTTTAATAAGCTGTAG
- a CDS encoding S46 family peptidase produces MQKRKKLLRAVLIIAVTLLVSAVFASPDEGMWTFDNPPVKRLMEKYGFKPTQEWLDHVRLASVRFMDGGSGSFVSPDGLVMTNHHVAVGQLQKISTAEKNYVATGFYAPTYKDELKSSDLEVNVLISVEDVTSRVKAVVKEGMSAQDALKAKEAVIAEIEKESKDKTGLRSNVVSLYHGGEYWLYRYKKYTDVRLVFAPERQAAYYGGDFDNFTYPRYDLDVAFFRVYENGKPFKSNNYFKWNKAGAGDNELVFVSGNPGSTDRLFTFAQLEYQRDFRYPMVLDLIKSWIVMLRDYSKKGPEQQRRALIRIFGLENGKKAMTGEYEGLLDSTLMNNYKKQEDALRAKIATDPELQKKYGDAWTTIEKLMSTDQDRIVKQFYQSLFGSRLSGIATSIVRYVAEVKKPDSDRLNGYHDAQLENLKFRLFSPAPIYKDLEEANFAWSLKLSLKGLGRDDPFIKAVLENKTPEEISKYLVANTKLCDVNFRKKLIEGGEKAVKKCKDPLIVLARRIDPILRDNIKWNKEHMESIFNVATEKIAKARFEIYGKDIYPDATFTLRLSYGAVKGYPMNGTKAPYKTTLYGLYDRALSFDNKGPYKLPQRFWDRKDKLDLSTPVNFVSSCDIIGGNSGSPVINKEAEVVGLIFDGNIESLPGRFMYDDIKNRAVAVHTAYISEALRKLFDAGKLADELEGK; encoded by the coding sequence ATGCAGAAAAGAAAGAAATTACTGCGGGCGGTGTTAATTATTGCTGTTACTTTACTTGTTTCAGCGGTTTTTGCATCACCGGACGAGGGAATGTGGACATTTGACAATCCTCCTGTTAAGCGATTGATGGAGAAATACGGATTTAAACCTACTCAGGAGTGGTTAGATCATGTCAGGCTTGCAAGTGTACGTTTTATGGACGGCGGGTCAGGTTCGTTTGTCAGTCCTGACGGGCTTGTAATGACAAATCATCATGTTGCAGTAGGCCAGCTTCAGAAAATTTCTACTGCAGAAAAAAATTACGTTGCAACAGGATTTTATGCTCCGACTTACAAGGATGAACTGAAAAGCTCTGACCTTGAAGTTAATGTTCTAATATCTGTGGAAGATGTAACCTCAAGAGTCAAAGCTGTGGTAAAAGAGGGAATGAGTGCTCAGGATGCTTTAAAAGCAAAAGAGGCTGTTATCGCAGAGATAGAAAAAGAGAGTAAAGATAAAACAGGCCTTCGGTCAAATGTTGTTTCTCTGTATCACGGCGGCGAGTACTGGCTGTACAGGTACAAGAAATATACTGATGTGCGCCTTGTTTTTGCTCCCGAACGCCAGGCAGCATATTATGGCGGAGATTTTGATAATTTCACATATCCGAGATATGATCTTGATGTTGCATTTTTCAGAGTTTATGAAAATGGCAAACCATTTAAATCCAATAACTATTTCAAATGGAACAAGGCCGGAGCAGGGGATAACGAGTTAGTTTTTGTATCAGGTAACCCGGGCTCAACAGACAGGCTGTTTACCTTTGCCCAGCTTGAGTACCAGAGAGATTTCAGATACCCCATGGTTCTGGATCTTATTAAATCGTGGATTGTAATGTTAAGAGATTATTCAAAAAAAGGCCCTGAGCAGCAGAGGCGGGCGCTTATAAGAATTTTTGGCCTTGAGAATGGGAAAAAGGCTATGACCGGAGAATATGAGGGTCTCCTTGATTCAACATTAATGAATAATTATAAAAAACAGGAAGATGCTCTCAGGGCAAAAATTGCTACAGATCCTGAACTTCAGAAAAAATACGGAGATGCATGGACAACAATTGAAAAGCTGATGTCAACTGATCAGGACAGGATTGTAAAACAGTTTTATCAATCCCTGTTCGGTTCAAGGCTTTCCGGAATTGCAACAAGTATTGTAAGATATGTTGCTGAAGTAAAAAAGCCGGATTCAGACCGTTTGAACGGATATCATGATGCTCAGCTTGAAAATCTTAAATTCAGACTATTTTCGCCAGCCCCAATATACAAAGATTTGGAAGAAGCTAATTTTGCGTGGAGCCTTAAGCTCTCTCTAAAAGGCCTTGGCAGAGACGATCCGTTTATTAAAGCTGTCCTGGAAAATAAAACTCCTGAGGAAATATCAAAATATCTTGTAGCCAATACAAAACTATGCGATGTTAATTTCCGAAAGAAACTTATTGAAGGCGGAGAAAAAGCAGTTAAAAAATGTAAGGACCCTCTCATTGTTCTGGCGCGCAGGATTGATCCGATTTTGAGGGACAATATAAAGTGGAACAAAGAACACATGGAGAGTATATTTAATGTTGCAACTGAGAAAATTGCCAAAGCAAGGTTTGAAATTTATGGCAAGGATATATATCCTGATGCAACATTTACACTTCGCTTATCGTATGGGGCAGTAAAAGGATACCCCATGAATGGTACAAAAGCTCCTTACAAAACCACTCTTTACGGTCTTTATGACAGGGCTTTAAGCTTTGACAACAAAGGCCCGTACAAGCTGCCTCAACGATTCTGGGACAGAAAAGACAAACTTGATCTTTCTACTCCGGTTAATTTTGTGAGCAGCTGTGATATTATTGGCGGAAATTCAGGATCTCCGGTTATAAATAAAGAAGCTGAGGTTGTGGGACTTATCTTTGATGGGAATATAGAGAGTCTTCCGGGAAGGTTTATGTATGATGATATAAAGAACCGTGCTGTTGCAGTACATACAGCATATATTTCCGAAGCTCTTCGCAAATTGTTCGATGCAGGCAAGCTTGCTGACGAACTTGAAGGCAAGTAA